The following are encoded together in the Rana temporaria chromosome 12, aRanTem1.1, whole genome shotgun sequence genome:
- the LOC120918344 gene encoding uncharacterized protein LOC120918344, with amino-acid sequence MPTCFLKSCSSNHGTKNVKLHSFPRNRERIRQWLEKIKIPNDELDSLVETISISKFSKFKICSKHFSEEDFQEKGAKRHLKKTAYPSLIFEKQPLKWNLQLEHNYSKERRTVTDTSSECCSYIVDNNYASAQTSTESIHELQNKSSCSSNAVGDVQMVMFDYLDSSLHDSEICTSVDNEPMDHIDVSANELGIENTVNLNSKSKKKKKTPRYQILHRGIQCNLKNKGKPKRIQACIPLSTISVAIQCSLVELPELTLLPTSQCSNFDVLELQPSDDEILQSSFSEKFISQARSDDLVLGLSPIKSNEPETMILPEIQNSDLDISITPQKKKKDKDHSYRPSQEEEEDMFSDESNEDHRSLDLQEKDVSYLGVYNVNDAANVANENKFLVFEQCLDLLLLQSKCLKIQNCPGRIIGLKKLVQGSALIVYAECSQQHKFKLWTSQPFIGKMPVGNLLISSAIVCSGSNFLKVKNFFSLLQMHGISSTTHYKNQQNYIFPTIQHHWLNERTKNIQIIAENTVALIGDGQCDSPGFNAKYCTYTLMDAETDKIIDFQVEQLQAGRTSVSLEKLAFVKALDRVLSDHVKVKVIATDRHVSIRKIIREKYPEISHEFDVWHMAKSIGAKLLAASKKSTGKKLAGWVPLAKNHLWWSSSTCQQNTILLKEKWISMTYHASNLHEWQGNSLYHQCSHTPIPTNEEKEYEWLTPGSTDHHKLKSIIQDQRLLKDLEHLSGFYHTGELEVFHSMVLKYRSKRHHFSMDGMVSRTQLAALDHNHNTNRLQAIVQKPKKNTEEKGALRFRYGFRKAKKDWNVGKIYEPTSQAFMIEIICDVVDYAAGKKAFAWHSRKVTDLENIAAFPRPEKQELQCKYLSRFK; translated from the coding sequence ATGCCCACTTGTTTTTTGAAAAGTTGCAGTTCAAATCACGGAACTAAGAATGTTAAACTTCATTCATTTCCACGCAATCGTGAAAGAATTAGACAATggcttgaaaaaataaaaataccaaatgATGAATTAGACTCATTGGTTGAAACCATTTCTATAAGTAAATTCTCCAAATTCAAAATTTGTTCGAAACATTTTTCTGAAGAAGATTTCCAAGAAAAAGGTGCTAAAAGACATCTGAAGAAAACCGCTTATCCTTCTCTAATATTCGAAAAACAACCATTAAAATGGAATCTTCAGTTGGAACACAATTATTCAAAAGAAAGACGAACCGTAACTGATACATCTTCTGAATGTTGTTCATATATCGTAGATAACAACTATGCATCCGCTCAGACATCAACAGAATCTATTCATGAACTACAAAATAAGTCTAGTTGTTCATCAAATGCAGTTGGTGACGTACAGATGGTAATGTTTGATTATCTGGACTCCAGCTTGCATGACAGTGAAATTTGCACCTCTGTCGATAATGAACCTATGGATCACATCGATGTATCAGCTAATGAACTGGGAATAGAAAATACCGTAAATTTGAACtctaaatcaaaaaaaaaaaagaaaacaccaaGATATCAAATTCTTCATCGTGGGATCCAATGCAAccttaaaaataaaggaaaaccaAAGAGGATCCAGGCATGCATACCTCTATCTACAATCTCTGTTGCTATCCAGTGCTCTTTGGTCGAATTGCCAGAATTGACTCTACTGCCAACTTCACAATGTTCTAATTTTGATGTTTTGGAATTACAACCGAGTGACGATGAGATCTTGCAATCATCATTTTCGGAAAAATTTATATCACAAGCTAGAAGTGATGATTTAGTTCTCGGATTATCACCAATAAAAAGCAATGAACCTGAAACAATGATTTTACCTGAGATTCAAAACAGTGATTTGGACATTTCAATtactcctcaaaaaaaaaaaaaagacaaagaccATTCTTATCGTCCTtcacaagaagaggaggaagacatgTTTTCAGACGAATCAAATGAAGATCATAGAAGTTTAGATTTACAGGAAAAAGATGTTTCATATTTAGGTGTCTACAATGTTAACGATGCGGCCAATGTGGCAAATGAAAACAAATTTTTGGTGTTTGAGCAATGCCTTGATCTATTATTGCTTCAATCAAAATGCTTGAAAATTCAGAATTGTCCTGGGAGGATAATCGGTCTTAAAAAATTAGTTCAAGGCTCGGCTTTAATTGTTTATGCGGAGTGCAGTCAACAACATAAATTTAAATTGTGGACAAGCCAACCCTTTATTGGAAAAATGCCAGTTGGAAACTTGCTTATTTCCTCAGCAATAGTGTGTAGtggttcaaattttttaaaagtgaagaattttttttcgttactacAAATGCATGGTATTTCCTCCACCACACATTACAAAAAtcaacaaaattacatttttccaaCTATCCAACATCATTGGTTAAATGAAAGAACAAAGAACATCCAAATAATAGCGGAGAACACTGTTGCATTGATTGGTGATGGTCAATGTGATTCACCTGGCTTCAATGCAAAGTACTGCACCTACACATTAATGGATGCAGAAACAGATAAAATTATTGATTTTCAAGTAGAACAATTGCAAGCTGGTCGTACATCGGTTTCCCTTGAAAAATTAGCGTTTGTTAAGGCCTTGGACCGTGTCTTAAGTGATCATGTTAAAGTAAAAGTCATAGCAACGGACAGACATGTATCCATCCGAAAAATAATAAGAGAGAAATACCCAGAAATTAGTCATGAATTTGACGTATGGCATATGGCAAAATCGATTGGAGCTAAACTACTGGCCGCAAGTAAAAAAAGTACCGGTAAGAAACTTGCTGGCTGGGTTCCTTTAGCAAAAAATCATTTGTGGTGGTCATCCAGTACTTGCCAGCAGAATACTATTCTACTGAAAGAAAAATGGATTTCTATGACTTATCATGCATCAAATTTACATGAATGGCAAGGAAATTCCTTATACCATCAATGTTCACATACACCGATACCTACTAATGAAGAAAAAGAGTATGAGTGGCTTACACCAGGATCTACAGATCACCATAAATTAAAATCAATAATTCAAGACCAAAGATTGCTAAAAGACCTTGAACATCTTTCTGGATTTTACCATACTGGAGAGCTGGAAGTATTTCATAGCATGGTGTTGAAGTATAGATCAAAACGACATCACTTCTCGATGGACGGTATGGTATCAAGAACACAACTTGCTGCCCTCGACCACAATCACAACACAAATCGCTTACAAGCAATTGTTCAAAAACCGAAAAAAAATACCGAAGAGAAGGGAGCTTTACGTTTTCGTTATGGTTTTCGGAAGGCCAAAAAAGATTGGAATGTTGGAAAAATTTATGAACCAACCAGTCAAGCTTTCATGATAGAAATCATCTGTGATGTTGTTGACTATGCTGCCGGAAAAAAAGCCTTTGCTTGGCATTCTCGAAAAGTAACAGATTTAGAAAACATTGCAGCCTTTCCACGTCCTGAAAAACAAGAACTGCAATGTAAATATCTATCTCGttttaaataa